CCGGCATGCTCGACAAACTGGGCATCCCGCAACCGCCCAACGGCCTCGCCACCGAAGAATCCGAGGCCCTCGCCGTTGCCCGGCGCCTTGGCTATCCCGTGCTCGTCCGCCCCAGCTTCGTCCTCGGCGGCCGCGCCATGCAGATCGTCTATTCCGATGCCGAACTGCAGCACTACATGCGCTTCGCCGTCGAGGCCTCCCCGGAACGTCCCGTCCTCGTGGACAAGTTCCTCGAGGACGCCACCGAGGTCGATGTCGATTGCCTCGCCGATGTCGGCAATTTCCCCGATCCCGCCCAAGGCACCGTCCTCATCGGCGGCATGCTCGAGCACATCGAGTTCGCGGGAGTCCACTCCGGCGACGCTGCCATGGTCCTCCCGCCACACACCCTGCCCGCAGCCGTCATCGAGACCATTCGCGACTACACCCACGCCATGGCCCGCGAACTCCGCGTCAGCGGTCTCATGAACGTCCAATACGCCGTCCAGAACGGGAAGGTGTACGTCCTCGAAGTGAACCCCCGTGCCTCCCGCACGGTCCCCTTCGTCAGCAAGGCCATCGGCGTCCCCCTCGCCAAGGTCGCCGCCCGCGTCATGGCCGGAAAATCCCTGCAGGAAGTCGGCTTCACCGAAGAAATCTGGCCCGCCTACTGGGCCGTCAAGGAATCCGTCTTCCCCTTCAACAAGTTCTTCGGCCAGGACATCGTCCTCTCCCCGGAAATGCGCTCCACCGGCGAGGTCATGGGGCTCGATCCCGATCTCGGCGTCGCCTATGCCAAAAGCCAGATGGCGGCCAATTCACCCCTCCCCCTCTCCGGCCGAGTCTTCCTCAGCGTCAGCGACGCCCACAAAACCCAGGTCGCCGAAGTCGCCCGACTCTTCTCCGATCTCGGCTTCGACCTCATCTCGACCGGCGGCACCGCCTCGGTCCTCGAAGCCGCCAACCTCAAGGTCCAGCGCATTCCCAAACTGAATGAGGGCCGACCCAACGCCGTGGACTACCTCAAAAACAAGGAGATCCACTTCGTCATCAACACCCCCAGCGGCGCCAATCCCCGCGCCGACGAAGTCCGCATCCGCTCCACCGCCGTCCTCACGGGCACCCCGATCATGACCACCCTCTCCGGCGCCCGCGCCGCCGCCCTCGGCATCGCCGCCCTCAAGAAACACGGATACCTGGTCCGCACTGTCCAGGAATACCACCCGTCCGCTTCCCCGACGGCTCCCTCCTCCCAGGGTCCGTAAGAGGCGCTCTTGGGAGGCGGTCTTGGAGCCTGTCTGAAAACTGGAAGGGGCCCTGCCAGGCGGGATCATGGCCTGGGGATCTTGGCCTGGAACAAGGAGGCGGGGCCGGCGCATCCCCGCAGCGGGCCGGACCCCGGGCGAACCGCCCAAACCCATTCCGCTACACCGCCATTCCGCTACACCGCCCGTTCCCCGTGCTCCTCGGTCCGGATCCGGATCGCGTCGTCCACACTCGATACGAAGATCTTTCCGTCCCCGATCTTTCCCGTCTTGGCAGCACTGACGATGGCCGTCACCGCGGTATCGACCGCGTCGTCCGCCACCACAATCTCCAGTTTGATCTTGGGAAGAAAATCCACCGTGTACTCGCTGCCCCGGTAAATCTCGGTGTGCCCCTTCTGCCGGCCAAACCCCTTCACCTCGCTCACCGTCATCCCCTGAATCCCCGCCCCCGCGAGGCTCTCCTTCACATCGTTCAACTTGAACGGCTTGATGATGGCTTCGATCTTTTTCATGCCGGAATGGATAAGGTGGAACCCCGGTCGGGCCCGGCACCCTAAAGCGTTCCCTCATCCCCGCGCAAGCTCCCCATCAAGCCCCCCCTCACCCCGCGGTGCATCCCCAAATTGTCGGTGAGGAGGCAGCCAATCGGAGGGACGAGCTCCGCGAGTCCTCATCCCAACGCACCAAATCGTTGCGGCCTCGTGGAACCCGGCCCTCCGAGGCGATGCTTCGCGAAGTTCCCGCCTCCACCCACAACTTCGGGATGCACGGCTCACCCCGCGATGGCCCGCTCCAGCGTCCACGGCTCCCGGTAGCCCAGGTCTTTCCAGGCATCGTCCCCGGTCCCCCCGACAAACCGCTCGGCCGACGGATCCCACTTCAACCTCAGCCCGGTCCAGTACGCCAGGTTGACCAGATGACACACACTGACCGTCCGGGCCCCGACCTCGACATCGCAGATCGGGCGCTTCCGCGTCCGCATGCAGGTCAGCCAGTCCCCGATGTGGTCGTTGCTCTCGTAAAGCTGAACCGCATGGCTCGTCAGCGGGATCTCCACCAGGGATTCCGGGTTCGATTGGAACTGCCCCCGGTTCACCCGGATCCGCCCCCCGCTCCCATGAAACGTCACCCCGTTCCCAGATACATGCCGGACCACCGTCCCGTTCGCGTACCGATAGCTCACCCCGCTCTGCGCATCGGGCCGGTCCGCCGGCAGCACCTCGACCGGACCGCTCTCGTCCATGCCCATCGCCCATTGCGCGATGTCGAAATGGTGCGCCCCCCAGTCGGTCACCATCCCGCCCCCGTACTCCCGGTAGTTCCGCCAGTTCGGGAAATGCCTATGCACCCCCCGCGGACTCAACTCCGAATGATACGGACGCCACCGGGCCGGCCCCAGCCAAAGATCCCAATTCAAACCCGGCTGGGCCGCCTCCTCCGGCAGATCGCACCACCGTCCCGGCCCGCCAACCCCCACCTCGATCTCCTCCACCTTCCCGATCGCCCCGTTGCGCACCAACTGGCACGCCCTCCGGAATTCCCGCGATGACCGCTGCATGCTCCCCACCTGCAGCACCCGCTCATGACGCCGGACCGCCCTCACCAGTTCCCGTGCCTCGCGGATCGACTGCGTCAGCGGCTTCTCGCAGTAGATGTCCTTCCCGGCCTTCGCCGCGGCGATTCCGATCCACGCGTGCCAGTGGTCCGGCGTCGCAATCACCACCCCGTCCAGCCCGGGTCGCGCCAGCAACTCCCGGAAATCCTCCGCCGCATGGCACCCCCCCCGCCCGCTTCCCCCAGCCTCCTTCGCGTAATGGTCATCCACCATGCGTCGCGCGTTCTCCCGGCGGTCGCCATCCACATCGCAGACCCCGACCACCCGCACGTTGCCCCGCCGCAGGCAATTCCCCAGCAGCCCGCGCCCCTGCGTCCCCATCCCGATGAATCCAAGCTCGATCCGGTCGTTGGGCGACACCTCGGCACCCCAGACCCCCGATCGCAACACCGCCGGAGCGGCCAGAATCATCGCGGAACAACGCAGAAAGGAACGACGGGCAAGGCGGTGTGACATGGCGTGGAACGGTTTCCGGCGAATCTCCCAAAACCCGTGCCGGCGGACAATCCCAACCTGCCGCACCGCCCGTCAGCCAGTGCATCCCGGAGTTGTCGGTAGAGGTGCAGACTTCGCGAAGCGTCGCTTCGGAGGGCCGAGTTCCACGAGGCCGCAACGGTGTGGAGCGTTGGGTTGAGGACTCCCAGAGCTCGTCCCTCCGATTCGCTGGCTCGGTACCGACAACTTGGGGATGCACCGCCCGTCAGCAGATTCCCGCTGCATCTCCGTCGCACCCCCTGCCGCGCAGCCAGGAACCCCACAGTCCCCTCCCTCGCCGGGCTTTACACCGTCGGCTCGCGCACCATGCTCACACGGTCTCCTCCATCCAAGCGCCGGTTCCCTCATGCCCACCCTCATCCAGCGCCTGCAAACCCTTCTCGCCCGGACCCGGGGCGGATTCAGGCCCGGGGGCGAAACCGACACGGTCAGGGGAGGCCAACCCCTGGACCACGCCCTCCGTGCCTTCATGGACCACTGCCCCGCCGCCGCCTTTATCAAGGATCGGGACGGACGCTACCTCTACGCCAATGCCGTTTGGTGCCGGCAGTTCGATCCACCAGCCCGGAACTGGCTCGACCGGACCGACCACGATTTCTGGCCCCCGGCCACCGCCGCCCTCTTCCGCGCCAGCGACCTCGATTGCCTCGACCGGAACGCCGTCCTCCAGCGCGAAGAAACCGGGCTCTCCCGCGACGGCACCCTCCGCGCCTGGCTGGTGCTGAAATACCCCGTCCCCACCTTCCGAGGGCCCGGTGTCGCCGGCATGGCCTGGGAAATCACCGACCGTCGCCGCGTCGAAGACGCCCTCCGCGAACATTCCGACCTCCTCCACAACGCCCAGCGCCTCGCCCGCATGGGAAGCTGGAATCGCGACCTCGCCTCCGGCCGCCTTTCCTGGTCCGACGCCACTTGCGAACTGTTCGGGATCCGCCCCGAATCCTTCCAGGAAACCCTCGATCACTTCCTCTCCTTCGTCCTCCCCGAAGACCTCGCCGGGCTGCTCGAAGTCCTCCGGCAGGCCCAAACCACCGGCACCATCGAAGCCGAGTTCCGCATCCGTCGCCCCGACGGACAGATCCGCTGGATGTACGAGCGCGGCAACGTCCAGACCGACGACTCCGGCCGGCCCGTCCGACACCTCGGGATGATCATGGACATCACCGAACGCCATCAGGCCGAGGCCGCGCTCCGCGCCAGCGAGGAGAACTTCCGTCACACCTTCGAAAACGCCGCCACCGGCATCGCCGTCATCACCCCCGAAGGCCGCTTCCTCGACGCCAACACCGCTTACTGCCGGATGCTGGGCTACGCCCTCGACGATCTCCGCCAGTGCGATTTCCCCGCCCTCACTCATCCCGACGACCGCCCCCGGGTCCTCGAACTCCTCCGTGAACTCCTCGCCGGACACCGCAGCAGCTTCGTGATCGAGATGCGCTGCCTCGGCCGCAACGGGAACACCATCTGGTGCCGTGTCAGCGTTTCCGCCCGGCCATCCCCCGACGGGCGCCCCCAACGCATCATCGGCGTCGCCGAGGACATCACCCGCCACAAACACCTCGAACACCAGTTCCTCCGCGCCCAGCGCATGGAAAGCATCGGCACCCTCGCCGGCGGCATCGCCCACGACCTCAACAACGTCCTGGCCCCCATCCTGATGTCCATCGAACTCCTCAGGCTCCGGGATACCCGGGGGGAAAATGCCGACATCCTCAACACCATCCACGCCAGCGCCAGGCGCGGCGCCAATATGGTGAGTCAGGTCCTCTCCTTCGCCCGCGGCAGCGTGGACGGCCAGCGCGTCGATGTCCGCCTTGGCGTGGTCGTGGACGATCTCGTCCGCATCCTCGGAGACACCCTCCCCAAGAACATCCGGGTCCTGCCCCGCATCGCCCCCGACCTTCACGTGATCCAGGCCGACCCCACCCAGCTCCACCAGATCCTCCTCAACCTCTGCGTCAATGCCCGCGATGCCATGCCCCGCGGTGGCGAAATACTCGTGGCCGCGGAAAACCAGGTCATCGATGCCCAATACGCCGCCTTGCATCTGGATGCCCGTCCCGGTTCCTACGTCCGCCTCGCCGTCGAGGACACCGGCAGCGGTATGCCGCCGGAAATCCTCGAGAAGATCTTCGACCCGTTCTTCACCACCAAGGAACTCGGCAAGGGCACCGGACTCGGGCTTCCCACCACCCTCGCTATCGTGAAAGGTCATGGCGGGTTCCTCCGCGTGTCCAGCGAGGTCGGCGTCGGCACCCAGTTCCACATCTTCCTGCCCGTCCACTCCCCGACCGAACCCGCCACCGGAGTCCCTGCCCCCGCCTCCGATCCCGATACCGCCCCCCGCGGTCAAGGGGAACTCGTCCTCGTCATGGACGACGACCCCGCCATCCGGCAGGTCACCCGGCAAACCCTCGAAGCCTTCGGCTACCGCACCCTCCTCGCCGCCGATGGCACAGAGGGCATCGCTCTCTACGCCCGACACGCCTCGGAGATCGATGCCGTCGTCACCGACATGATGATGCCGGTCCTCGACGGTCCCTCGGCGATTCAAGTCCTCCGGCAGATCAATCCCGACGTCCCCATCATCGGCGCCAGCGGCCTTCCCGATGCCCACCGGGCTGCCTACCTCGGCGAAACCGGCATTCGCCACTTCCTGCCCAAACCCTACACCGCCGCAACCCTCCTCAGCACCCTCGCAGCCGTCCTCCATCCTCCTCCCGGACCCGGACCCGGCCCAACCCCCATGCCGTGACCCGGCACCCTCGGGCAGCCCGCTGCAGGGATGCCCCGGCCTCGCCGTCCCGCAGCTGCGGGACCAAAACCCCTCGTCGCGGGGCCCCTTCCAGTCTTCAGACAGGCTCTCAGCCGTTTCGGCGCCGCTGCACCGCGTGGGTCGCATGGCCGAAGTACAATTCCGCCGCCTCCATCAGGGTCTCGGACAACGTCGGGTGCGGATGTACGCATTCCGCCAGGTCCGTCACCGTCGCCCCCATCTCCACCGCCACCACCCCTTCCCCGATCAATTCCCCCGCCCCGTGTCCCACCAGACCCACCCCCAGTATCCGCTCCGTCCCGATTTCGATGATCAGCTTGGTCAGACCCTCCGGCCGGTCAAAGGTCAGCGCCCGTCCGGAAGCACCCCATGGAAATTTCGCCACCTCGACCTCCACCCCTTTCTCCCGCGCCTCCGCCTCGGTCAATCCGCACCAGGCGAGTTCCGGTTCGGTGAACACCACCGCAGGCACCACGAATTCCCGGCTGGGCGCCGTCTCCCCCGCGATCGCATTCACCGCCAGCCGCGCCTCCTTGGCCGCCTTGTGCGCCAGCAACGCTCCCCCCACGATGTCCCCAATCGCGTAAATCGCCGGATCGTCCGTCTGCAGCGACTCGTTCACCTTGATGAACCCCTTGTCGTCCCGCTGCACCTTCGTGTTCTCCAATCCCAGATCCACCGCCGTCGGCCGGCGACCCACCGCCACCAGCACCCGGTCGTACACTTCCTCCGCCACCTTGCCCTCGTGCTCGATCGTCACCCGGATCTGTTTCCCGGACGTCGCCATCGACATCACCCGGGCCTTGAACCGCATGCTCTTGAATTTCCTCTCCGCCGCGCTCAGCACCGGCCGCGCCAGGTCCGGATCCGCCCCCGCCAGCAACGTGTCCAGCGCCTCCACCAAATGCACCTCGCTCCCCAGCAGCGCATACACCGTCCCCAGTTCCATCCCAATATACCCACCCCCAACCACCAGCAACCGCGCCGGAATGTCCGGGATCTCCAACGCCTCGGTCGACGTCATGATCCTCGGGTTCCCCAGATCGAACGCCCTCGGAAGCGCCGGCACCGACCCCACCGCCACAATCGCGTGCTCGAAACTCAAATAACGCTGCCCCTCCCCCGTCTCGACCCTCAACGTCCGGCTGTCGTCGAAATGCGCCTTCCCCATCACCACCTCCACCCCGCGCGACTTCGCCAGGTGCCCGATCCCTCCCGTCAGCTTGTCCAGGATCGACTCCTTCCAGCTCCGCATCTTCGCCAGATCAATGACCGGCTCCCCAAAACTCACCCCGCGATGCGCCGATTCCCGCGCCTCCGCAATCATCTTGGTGGCGTGCAATAGCGCCTTCGACGGGATGCACCCCCGGTTGAGACACACCCCCCCAAGGCGGTCCATCTCCACCAAAACGACCTTCTTGCCCAGGTCCGCGGCGTAAAACGCGGCGGCGTAGCCCCCGGGGCCGCCACCGATCACCACCAGTTCCGTCTTCTCAGGTTCCATCTTGCGAAATGGCCAAATCGATTCTCTACGCCTCCCACCGCCAACCCCCTACAGCCGGATGTCCTCCTCCGAAAACCCTTCCAGCGCCGCCACCAGATCCACCATGAACCGCGCCGCCAGGCCCCCGTCGATCAACCGGTGATCGTACGTCAACGCCAGCGGCATCATCGTCCGCACCGTCACCGACCCGTCCCGCACCACCGCCCGCGGCGCACTGCGTCCCAACCCCAGGATCGCCACCTCGGGCTTGTTCACGATCGGCGTGAAATGCGCCCCCCCTATGCCCCCCTGGTTCGAGATCGTGAAGGTCCCCCCCTGCATCTCCGCCAACCTCAGCTTCCGCTCCCGCGCCTTCCCCGCCAGTTCCTGAACCTCCTTCGACAACGCCACCAAATCCTTCCGGTCCGCATCCCGGATCACCGGCACCAGCAACCCCGCCTCGGTGTCCACCGCCAGCCCCAGGTGAATGTACCCCTTCAACACCACCTCGTTCGTCGCCTCGTCCAGACTCGCATTCAACAACGGATGCCGCCGCAAAACCCCCGTCACCGCCCGCAGCACAAACGTCGTCAGCGTCAACCGCGCCCCCCGCTCCTCGTACACGCCCGCATACCGCTTCCGCATGTCCATCAATGCCGTCACATCCGCGTCGTCGAACTGCGTCACCGTCGGCAGCGTGCTCGCACTCTCCACCATCCGCTCCGCAATCGTCTTCCGAAGCGCCGACATCGGCTTCCGCTCCACCGGACCCCATTGCTCGAAATCGATCGATACCACCGCCGGCGCCGGCCTCCCCGTCGCCGTCTTCCGCGGCCGGCCCGCCAGCGCCCGCAACCGCGCCACATACGCCTTCAAATCCCCCACACCCACCTGTCCGCTCCGACCCGTCCCCCGGATCGTCCGCAGATCAATCCCCAAATCTCGCGCCACCCGCCGCACATACGGCCCCGCCGCCGGGTTCTCGTTGACGATCGCCTCCTTCCATTCACCCCCGCCCTCGCCCTCCCCTCCGTCCGGCGCCTCCTCTTCCATCTCCGCCTCCGGACGCGGCCGCCGCCCCTTTCGCCCCCCGTCGGACTTCGATGCGCCCCCGCCGTCCGTCTTGACTTCCGCCTTGCCCGCCCCCTCCGCCTTCGGCGCCTCCGGCTCCTTCCGCCCCCCTTCCAATACCAGGATAAGCTGCCCCACCGAGATCTTGTCCCCCTCCTTCACCGCCACACGGCTCACCGTCCCGGCCGCCGGTGCCGGAATCGGCGCCACCGCCTTCCCCGTCTCCAGTTCGATGACGTTCTGACCCTTCTTGACCGTGGCCCCCGCCTTCACCAGAACACTGACCACGGTGCCGGAATCGGCGCCTTCTCCAAGATTGGGGAGTTTTACATCCATACCCGTCACAGACCGGACACGGTGCGCATCCGCCGCCTTCAAGCCGAGAAAATTCTGGCCGGGCGCCCGCCCGTCCGTGCATCCCGGTTTTCGGAACTCGCCCAAACCACCCCTCGTGGAGAATCGTACTCAGCCCGAAGGGCGGTACTGGGACTCGTCCTCGAACCCGCAGGCACACCGTTTCGAGCGTTGCCTTTGTGCCCGCCCAATGGGTTCGATCCTGCTCGGACCTCCCATTCCGCATGGGAACTGGGGAGGGTGAGTCCGATTAAGATTAAGATTAAGATTAGGAATAAGAATAAGACCATGATTACGAGTGCGAGGTCTGCTGCACGAAACTGAGATGCGCCCCCCACCCACCCAACGCCGGGCACCCTCCATCCCCATGAACGCCTTGGCCCGAGCCCGCCAGGTCCTCGCCCTCGAAATCGCCGGCCTCCAGGCCGTCTCCCGCCAGCTCGACCGCTCCTTCACTGACGCCGTCGCCCGCATCGCCGAGGCCCTCGCACACCGCGCCAAACTCGTCGTCGTCGGCATCGGCAAGTCCGGCAACATCGCCCAGAAGATCGCCGCCACCCTCACCAGCACCGGCTCCCCGGCCGTCGTCCTCAATGCCGTCGATGCCCTCCATGGCGACCTCGGGCTCGTCACGGACCACGATGTCGTCCTCGCCCTCAGCTACTCCGGCGAAACCGACGAACTCCTCCACCTCCTCCCAGCCCTCCGCCGCCTCTCCCGCTCCCTCATCGCCCTCACCGGCGCCCCCCGTTCCACCCTCGCCCGCCATAGCGACCTCGTCCTCAATGTCCGCATCCCCCGCGAAGCCTGCCCCTTCAACCTCGCCCCCACCACCAGTACCACCGCCATGCTCGCCCTCGGCGACGCCCTCGCCATCGCCGTCATGGAATCCCGCGGTTTCACCAAACCCCAGTACGCCCAGGTCCATCCCGCCGGCGCCATCGGCCGCGCCCTCCTCACCAAGGTCTCCGACATCATGCGCACCGGCGACCGCAATCCCCTCGTCCCTCTTCATGCCTCCGTCCGCGATGCCCTCCTCGTCATGACCCGCGCCAAAGCCGGCAGCGTCGCCGTCGTCCGCCCCTCCGGACGCCTCGCCGGCGTCTTCACCGATGGCGACCTCCGGCGCCACATGGCCTCCGATGCCGCCCTCCTCGAACGCCCCCTGCGCGATGTCATGACCCGCCAACCCGTCACCGTCCGAGCCGACGCCCTCGCCGCCGACGCCCTCCGCATCTTCAACGAACGCCAGATCGACGATCTCATCGCCGTGGACGCCAAAGGCCGGCCCGTCGGCATGGTCGATCTTCAGGACCTCCCCCGCCTCAAACTGCTCTAACCACCCACGCTTCCCACCCCGCAGCGATCTTGCTTTTGACGTCTGCTTCAGCGCTGCTTTCCCCAGTGACCATTCCGGCGGATCTCTACCGCCAGTGGCGAACCCAAGGAGGATCCGCCCTGGCCCTTGCCGAACGGCGCCCGTGCGGCGCCCCCCCAGAACGTTGGCTTCAGGAAGTCTGGGCCCATCAACGCATCCGGCGTGCCAGCCTCCAGACCACCGACGGCCAGCCCCTCGTCATCCTCCACCCCGGCTTCTGGAACCGCGAGGCCGGCCCCGACTTCCTCCGCGCCATCCTCCAACGGGGCACCCAGCCCCCGGTCTCCGGCGACATCGAAATCGATCTCGCCTCGTCCGGCTGGAAGTCCCATGGCCACGCCGGCAACGCCGCCTACCGGAACGTCATCCTCCATGTCGTCTGGGACCCCCCCGCCCATCCCGCCCCCCTCCCCACCCTCGTCCTCCGTGACCTCCTCGATGCCCCCCTCGACGAACTCGAATCCTGGGTCGGCGGCGCCAGCGACCCGTCGTCCGCCTGGCTCGCCGGTCACTGCTCCGCCCCGCTCGCTGAACTCCCCGCCCCGGCCCTCGCTGACCTCCTCCGCCAGGCCGGCCTCGTCCGGCTCCAGATCAAGGCCCTCCTCTTCCGCGCCCGCGCCCGCGCCGCCGGCTGGCAGCAGGCCCTCTGGGAAGGCCTCTTCCGCGCCCTCGGCTACAAGCACAACGCCTGGCCCATGCAGCGCCTCGCGGAAATCCTCCCCCTGACCCTCGATCACCCCGTCGATCCCAACCTCACCCGCGAAGCCTGGGAAGCCCGCCTCCTCGGCCTCAGCGGCCTCCTCCCCGCCGAACCCAAGGCCGGCACCTATTCCCGCCGCCTCTGGGACCTCTGGTGGCGCGATCGCGGCCCCTTCGATTCCGCCCTCCTCCCCGCCCGCCTCTGGCGCCTCAACGGCGTCCGCCCCGTCAATCATCCCCAGCGCCGCCTCGCCATCGCCGCCTCCTGGGTCGCCGATCCCTCCTGGATCGCCCGCCTCGAATCCTGGTTCCTCGCCCGTCCCCTCCATCCCCACGCCGAACGCTCCCTCGCCGAAGCCGTCCGACCCGATCCCCACCGCTTCTGGCGCCGCCATTGCACCCTCACCGCCCGCGAACTCCCTCAACCCCTCCCCCTCCTCGGTGCCGGCCGCCTCAACGACATCGCCGTCAACGCCATCCTTCCCTGGTTCTGGGCCCGCGCCGATGCCGGCGGCCGAACCGCCGACCTCGATTACCTCTCCGCCCTCTACCTCAATTGGTCCGCCGGCGAGGATAACGCCGTCCTCAAACTCGCCCGCTCCCGACTCCTCGCCGAAGCCCCCCCCTTCCGCACCTCCGCCGCCACCCAGCAAGGCCTCCTCCAGATCGTCAGCGACTTCTGCAGCCACTCCAACGCCCTCTGCGATCAGTGCCCCTTCCCCCGCTGGATCCGTTCCCTCGCCGATCCCGCCCCACCGGCCTGAAATTCCAATCCTGCGTTTGACACCCCCGCCCGCTCTGAGCATGAATAAGAGCAATCGGACGTTTTTAATCCGATTTCAATCATGCACATCTCGCGCGCAGGAGAATACGGAGTGCTCGGTCTGCTCCGACTGGCCCAGCAGCCGGTCGGCCAGCCGGTCATGATCGATGCCGTCAGCCGGGATGAGTCCATTCCCAAGAGCTTCCTCGCCAAGATCTTCCAGGACCTCGCCAAAGCCGGAATCCTGCGCTCCCAACGCGGTGCCGGCGGCGGCTTCGCCCTCGCCCGCCCCGCCGGGCAAATCACCGTCCTCGAAGTCATCGAGGCCATCGATGGCAAAATCGCCCTCCAGCGTTGCCTCGGTGAAGTCCCCGATTGTGAACGACGCGAAGGCTGCGTCCTCTGCGGCCTGTTCGAACAAGCCCAGGACCGCCTCAAGGAGGTGTTCGGCCAGACCACCCTCGCCGATCTCGCCCGCCGCTCCATTGCCGGTCACCCGCACGCCCTCGCCACCCCTGACCCCGTTTCCGTTCCCACTCCCCTCTAAACCTTGAATTCCGGAGATCCAGTCATGAGCGATACCTACACCCTGTACAACAAGACCGTGATGGAACACTTCCTCAACCCCCGCAACATGGGCGA
This DNA window, taken from Verrucomicrobiia bacterium, encodes the following:
- a CDS encoding P-II family nitrogen regulator is translated as MKKIEAIIKPFKLNDVKESLAGAGIQGMTVSEVKGFGRQKGHTEIYRGSEYTVDFLPKIKLEIVVADDAVDTAVTAIVSAAKTGKIGDGKIFVSSVDDAIRIRTEEHGERAV
- the carB gene encoding carbamoyl-phosphate synthase large subunit, which codes for MNPELLAQAKSLGFSDRQIAHLTGTSETAIRNQRRTAGLIPSYRLVDTCAAEFEAYTPYYYSTYDRGDDEVRPGDRRKVMILGGGPNRIGQGIEFDYCCVHAAFALKADGFETLMVNSNPETVSTDYDTSDKLFFEPLTLEDVLHIYERERCWGAIAQFGGQTPLNLALGLQRNGVNIIGTSPQSIEMAEDRKMFAGMLDKLGIPQPPNGLATEESEALAVARRLGYPVLVRPSFVLGGRAMQIVYSDAELQHYMRFAVEASPERPVLVDKFLEDATEVDVDCLADVGNFPDPAQGTVLIGGMLEHIEFAGVHSGDAAMVLPPHTLPAAVIETIRDYTHAMARELRVSGLMNVQYAVQNGKVYVLEVNPRASRTVPFVSKAIGVPLAKVAARVMAGKSLQEVGFTEEIWPAYWAVKESVFPFNKFFGQDIVLSPEMRSTGEVMGLDPDLGVAYAKSQMAANSPLPLSGRVFLSVSDAHKTQVAEVARLFSDLGFDLISTGGTASVLEAANLKVQRIPKLNEGRPNAVDYLKNKEIHFVINTPSGANPRADEVRIRSTAVLTGTPIMTTLSGARAAALGIAALKKHGYLVRTVQEYHPSASPTAPSSQGP
- the lpdA gene encoding dihydrolipoyl dehydrogenase — encoded protein: MEPEKTELVVIGGGPGGYAAAFYAADLGKKVVLVEMDRLGGVCLNRGCIPSKALLHATKMIAEARESAHRGVSFGEPVIDLAKMRSWKESILDKLTGGIGHLAKSRGVEVVMGKAHFDDSRTLRVETGEGQRYLSFEHAIVAVGSVPALPRAFDLGNPRIMTSTEALEIPDIPARLLVVGGGYIGMELGTVYALLGSEVHLVEALDTLLAGADPDLARPVLSAAERKFKSMRFKARVMSMATSGKQIRVTIEHEGKVAEEVYDRVLVAVGRRPTAVDLGLENTKVQRDDKGFIKVNESLQTDDPAIYAIGDIVGGALLAHKAAKEARLAVNAIAGETAPSREFVVPAVVFTEPELAWCGLTEAEAREKGVEVEVAKFPWGASGRALTFDRPEGLTKLIIEIGTERILGVGLVGHGAGELIGEGVVAVEMGATVTDLAECVHPHPTLSETLMEAAELYFGHATHAVQRRRNG
- a CDS encoding Gfo/Idh/MocA family oxidoreductase; this translates as MSHRLARRSFLRCSAMILAAPAVLRSGVWGAEVSPNDRIELGFIGMGTQGRGLLGNCLRRGNVRVVGVCDVDGDRRENARRMVDDHYAKEAGGSGRGGCHAAEDFRELLARPGLDGVVIATPDHWHAWIGIAAAKAGKDIYCEKPLTQSIREARELVRAVRRHERVLQVGSMQRSSREFRRACQLVRNGAIGKVEEIEVGVGGPGRWCDLPEEAAQPGLNWDLWLGPARWRPYHSELSPRGVHRHFPNWRNYREYGGGMVTDWGAHHFDIAQWAMGMDESGPVEVLPADRPDAQSGVSYRYANGTVVRHVSGNGVTFHGSGGRIRVNRGQFQSNPESLVEIPLTSHAVQLYESNDHIGDWLTCMRTRKRPICDVEVGARTVSVCHLVNLAYWTGLRLKWDPSAERFVGGTGDDAWKDLGYREPWTLERAIAG
- a CDS encoding 2-oxo acid dehydrogenase subunit E2: MDVKLPNLGEGADSGTVVSVLVKAGATVKKGQNVIELETGKAVAPIPAPAAGTVSRVAVKEGDKISVGQLILVLEGGRKEPEAPKAEGAGKAEVKTDGGGASKSDGGRKGRRPRPEAEMEEEAPDGGEGEGGGEWKEAIVNENPAAGPYVRRVARDLGIDLRTIRGTGRSGQVGVGDLKAYVARLRALAGRPRKTATGRPAPAVVSIDFEQWGPVERKPMSALRKTIAERMVESASTLPTVTQFDDADVTALMDMRKRYAGVYEERGARLTLTTFVLRAVTGVLRRHPLLNASLDEATNEVVLKGYIHLGLAVDTEAGLLVPVIRDADRKDLVALSKEVQELAGKARERKLRLAEMQGGTFTISNQGGIGGAHFTPIVNKPEVAILGLGRSAPRAVVRDGSVTVRTMMPLALTYDHRLIDGGLAARFMVDLVAALEGFSEEDIRL
- a CDS encoding PAS domain S-box protein, with translation MPTLIQRLQTLLARTRGGFRPGGETDTVRGGQPLDHALRAFMDHCPAAAFIKDRDGRYLYANAVWCRQFDPPARNWLDRTDHDFWPPATAALFRASDLDCLDRNAVLQREETGLSRDGTLRAWLVLKYPVPTFRGPGVAGMAWEITDRRRVEDALREHSDLLHNAQRLARMGSWNRDLASGRLSWSDATCELFGIRPESFQETLDHFLSFVLPEDLAGLLEVLRQAQTTGTIEAEFRIRRPDGQIRWMYERGNVQTDDSGRPVRHLGMIMDITERHQAEAALRASEENFRHTFENAATGIAVITPEGRFLDANTAYCRMLGYALDDLRQCDFPALTHPDDRPRVLELLRELLAGHRSSFVIEMRCLGRNGNTIWCRVSVSARPSPDGRPQRIIGVAEDITRHKHLEHQFLRAQRMESIGTLAGGIAHDLNNVLAPILMSIELLRLRDTRGENADILNTIHASARRGANMVSQVLSFARGSVDGQRVDVRLGVVVDDLVRILGDTLPKNIRVLPRIAPDLHVIQADPTQLHQILLNLCVNARDAMPRGGEILVAAENQVIDAQYAALHLDARPGSYVRLAVEDTGSGMPPEILEKIFDPFFTTKELGKGTGLGLPTTLAIVKGHGGFLRVSSEVGVGTQFHIFLPVHSPTEPATGVPAPASDPDTAPRGQGELVLVMDDDPAIRQVTRQTLEAFGYRTLLAADGTEGIALYARHASEIDAVVTDMMMPVLDGPSAIQVLRQINPDVPIIGASGLPDAHRAAYLGETGIRHFLPKPYTAATLLSTLAAVLHPPPGPGPGPTPMP